A stretch of the Flavobacterium sp. 5 genome encodes the following:
- a CDS encoding PorV/PorQ family protein, producing MNIGVDAAALGMSNAVVASTSDVNSTYWNPAGLMHLEEDQISLMHSNYFANIAKYDYIAYASPIDDRSAWGISLIRFGVDDIMNTTELIDNEGNIDYNRIKLFSTADYGFTFSYAVKLPVPGFQYGVNAKIIRRIIGDFATSWGFGFDVGLQFEKNDWQFGLMLRDITTTYNIWNINEEAYQKIADAIPGQNQEVPESTEITLPKAQLGAAKKFVFHDDYSLLTTANMNMQFTQTNDLISSKFVSIDPAIGLEFGYTNLAFVRAGVGNFQHVTQLDNTKKIGFQPNIGLGFKYKGIAIDYALTALGNQSTALYSNVFSLKIDLSLFRN from the coding sequence ATGAATATTGGTGTAGATGCTGCGGCTTTAGGAATGTCTAATGCTGTTGTTGCTTCCACTTCTGATGTCAATTCTACTTATTGGAATCCTGCTGGGTTAATGCATTTAGAAGAAGATCAAATTTCCTTAATGCATTCTAATTACTTCGCCAATATTGCCAAATATGATTACATAGCTTATGCCAGTCCTATTGACGACCGAAGTGCTTGGGGAATTTCGTTAATCCGTTTTGGAGTTGATGATATTATGAATACTACAGAATTAATCGACAATGAAGGCAACATCGATTACAATAGAATCAAGCTTTTTTCAACGGCTGATTACGGATTTACTTTTTCGTATGCAGTGAAATTGCCTGTTCCTGGTTTTCAATATGGAGTAAATGCTAAAATTATCCGACGAATAATTGGTGACTTTGCGACTTCTTGGGGATTTGGATTTGATGTAGGCTTACAATTTGAAAAAAATGATTGGCAATTTGGATTAATGCTACGAGATATCACCACTACTTACAACATTTGGAACATCAACGAAGAAGCCTATCAAAAAATAGCAGATGCGATTCCTGGCCAAAATCAAGAAGTCCCAGAAAGTACCGAGATTACACTTCCTAAAGCTCAGTTAGGCGCAGCCAAAAAATTTGTTTTTCATGACGATTACAGTCTTCTGACTACCGCAAATATGAACATGCAATTTACACAAACTAACGATTTAATTTCCAGCAAGTTTGTTAGTATTGATCCTGCTATTGGTTTGGAATTTGGGTACACCAATCTAGCTTTCGTAAGAGCTGGTGTTGGAAATTTTCAACACGTAACTCAGTTAGATAACACCAAAAAAATAGGATTTCAGCCCAATATTGGTTTAGGATTTAAATACAAAGGAATCGCAATTGATTATGCATTAACCGCGTTAGGTAATCAAAGCACTGCATTGTATTCAAATGTATTTTCTTTAAA
- a CDS encoding phosphatidylcholine/phosphatidylserine synthase — protein MNIKKHIPNTITLLNLFCGCIALIFVSKDEFEIAFYFVCLGIFLDFFDGFFARLFKVSGPLGLQLDSLADMVTSGVVPGFVMYKMMFSSNIAMSGEGCLQYFPYLGFIITLGSCMRLAKFNIDTRQTDSFIGVPTPANALFILSLPLVLKYSESLMMLEILTEKWVLLLIALFSAYILNAEIPLFALKIKKFNFKDNALQVVFLSIAVLLLVFLNYLAIPLIIIFYVLLSVINNKFLKK, from the coding sequence ATGAACATCAAAAAACATATTCCGAATACGATTACATTATTAAACCTTTTTTGTGGTTGTATCGCGCTGATATTTGTAAGTAAAGATGAATTTGAAATAGCTTTCTACTTCGTTTGTCTCGGAATATTTTTAGATTTTTTTGATGGTTTTTTTGCACGTTTATTCAAAGTATCTGGCCCTTTGGGATTGCAATTGGATTCTTTAGCAGATATGGTTACAAGTGGTGTGGTTCCGGGTTTTGTAATGTATAAAATGATGTTTTCTAGTAATATTGCGATGAGCGGCGAAGGCTGTCTCCAGTATTTTCCTTATTTAGGTTTTATAATCACTTTAGGTTCTTGTATGCGTCTGGCAAAATTCAATATAGATACACGTCAAACGGATTCTTTTATTGGGGTGCCAACTCCTGCAAATGCACTTTTTATATTGAGTCTACCCTTAGTTTTAAAATATTCTGAATCATTAATGATGCTTGAAATTTTGACAGAAAAATGGGTTTTACTTTTGATAGCATTGTTTAGTGCCTATATCTTAAATGCTGAGATTCCTTTGTTTGCTCTAAAAATAAAAAAGTTTAATTTTAAGGATAATGCACTTCAGGTAGTGTTTCTAAGTATTGCTGTTTTATTATTGGTTTTCCTAAATTATTTAGCGATACCATTAATAATTATCTTCTATGTTTTGCTTTCAGTAATCAATAATAAATTTCTAAAAAAGTAA
- a CDS encoding glycoside hydrolase family 25 protein gives MKSKNTRTSYTRKAKKKNTIFTSKFFGNLVLIFLFFVVATVAYHYRSSFAHYLGFRSRDTTIETDVFSEARNLKVLEKNDGKVIGIDVSEYQGKVRWSYVDTIEEKYPIHYVFVRATVGRDRPDRQFKKNWLGAKENKMIRGAYHYYRPNENSLEQAELFIKTVTLKKGDLPPVLDIEKLPKEQSIERLKIGLKRWLNAVEKHYRVRPIIYTGEKYYDDFLKEEFSDYLFWIANYNFYREEIQDEWLFWQFTEKATVPGIDTKVDVNIYNGDLQQLQFITVE, from the coding sequence ATGAAAAGTAAGAATACAAGAACTAGCTATACTCGAAAAGCCAAAAAGAAAAACACTATTTTTACCTCTAAATTTTTTGGTAATTTAGTACTTATTTTTTTGTTTTTTGTAGTTGCTACAGTCGCTTATCATTATCGTTCTAGTTTTGCTCATTATTTGGGCTTTAGATCACGTGACACTACTATTGAAACTGATGTTTTTTCGGAAGCTCGTAATTTAAAAGTTCTGGAAAAAAATGATGGAAAAGTCATTGGTATTGATGTTTCAGAATATCAAGGAAAAGTCCGCTGGTCTTATGTAGATACTATAGAAGAAAAATATCCAATACATTATGTTTTTGTTCGGGCAACAGTAGGGAGAGATAGACCTGACCGACAATTTAAAAAGAATTGGCTTGGTGCCAAAGAAAATAAAATGATTCGAGGCGCCTATCATTATTATCGTCCAAACGAAAACTCTCTCGAGCAAGCTGAACTTTTTATAAAAACAGTTACTCTAAAAAAAGGAGATTTGCCTCCAGTTTTGGATATTGAAAAATTACCCAAAGAACAGTCTATTGAGCGTTTAAAAATCGGTTTAAAACGTTGGTTAAATGCTGTTGAAAAACATTATAGAGTGCGACCGATAATTTATACAGGAGAGAAATATTATGATGATTTCTTGAAAGAAGAATTTAGTGATTATCTTTTTTGGATAGCCAATTACAATTTTTACCGCGAAGAAATTCAAGATGAATGGCTTTTTTGGCAGTTTACAGAGAAAGCTACTGTGCCAGGAATCGATACTAAAGTAGATGTTAATATCTACAATGGAGATTTACAACAGTTGCAATTCATCACTGTTGAATAG
- a CDS encoding DUF5808 domain-containing protein — MSLNKEPSKETSDKWKNNPNNWVWGIFYYNKEDQRIFPPKKNEEMGSTINFANPKSVLALIIALAFFAMIFYFISRNR, encoded by the coding sequence ATGTCATTAAACAAAGAACCATCCAAAGAAACCTCAGATAAATGGAAAAATAACCCCAACAATTGGGTTTGGGGAATTTTCTATTATAATAAAGAAGACCAACGCATTTTTCCTCCTAAGAAAAATGAAGAAATGGGCAGTACTATCAATTTTGCAAATCCAAAATCAGTATTGGCATTAATAATAGCTTTGGCCTTTTTTGCAATGATTTTTTATTTTATTTCAAGAAACAGGTAA
- the lptB gene encoding LPS export ABC transporter ATP-binding protein produces the protein MKLRAENLIKTYKGRSVVKGISVEVNQGEIVGLLGPNGAGKTTSFYMIVGLVKPNSGNIYLDDLNITDYPMYKRAQQGIGYLAQEASVFRKLSIEDNILSVLQLTKLSKDAQVAKMESLIAEFSLEHIRTNRGDLLSGGERRRTEIARCLATDPKFILLDEPFAGVDPVAVEDIQRIVAQLKNKNIGILITDHNVQETLAITDKTYLMFEGGILKAGVPEELVEDEMVRRVYLGQNFELRKKKLEF, from the coding sequence ATGAAATTAAGAGCAGAAAATTTAATAAAAACCTACAAAGGCCGAAGTGTTGTAAAAGGGATTTCGGTAGAAGTAAATCAGGGTGAGATTGTGGGACTTCTAGGGCCTAATGGTGCTGGAAAAACGACTTCTTTTTACATGATTGTAGGTTTGGTAAAACCAAATTCTGGTAATATTTATTTGGATGATTTAAATATTACTGATTATCCAATGTACAAAAGAGCCCAACAGGGAATTGGGTATTTGGCACAAGAAGCTTCTGTTTTTAGAAAATTAAGTATTGAAGATAATATTCTAAGCGTTTTGCAATTAACCAAACTTTCGAAAGATGCACAAGTTGCTAAAATGGAAAGTTTAATCGCTGAGTTCAGTTTAGAACACATTCGCACGAATCGTGGAGATTTGCTTTCGGGAGGTGAACGTCGTCGTACTGAAATTGCTCGTTGCTTAGCCACCGATCCTAAATTCATTTTACTTGATGAGCCTTTCGCAGGAGTTGACCCTGTTGCTGTAGAAGATATCCAGAGAATTGTAGCACAATTGAAAAACAAAAATATCGGAATTCTAATAACCGACCATAACGTACAAGAAACATTGGCAATCACAGACAAAACTTATCTTATGTTTGAGGGAGGAATTCTAAAAGCAGGTGTACCTGAAGAACTGGTTGAAGATGAAATGGTACGTCGTGTATATCTTGGTCAGAATTTCGAATTAAGAAAGAAAAAATTGGAGTTTTAA
- a CDS encoding carboxymuconolactone decarboxylase family protein, protein MSNIVEEFNDYRSKMNEKLLADNNKIVKRIFNLDTNAYAAGALDVKTKELLGLVASAVLRCDDCVKYHLETSHKEGVTKEEMMEAMGIATLVGGTIVVPHLRRAYEFWEALENNQQ, encoded by the coding sequence ATGTCTAATATAGTAGAAGAATTCAATGATTACCGTTCTAAAATGAATGAAAAATTATTGGCAGACAATAATAAAATAGTAAAACGTATTTTTAATCTAGACACCAATGCTTATGCTGCAGGTGCCTTAGATGTAAAAACAAAAGAGTTACTAGGACTAGTAGCTTCAGCAGTTTTAAGATGTGATGATTGTGTAAAATATCACTTAGAAACTAGCCATAAAGAAGGCGTAACCAAAGAAGAAATGATGGAAGCTATGGGAATTGCAACTCTAGTAGGAGGGACAATCGTAGTACCTCATTTGCGTAGAGCTTATGAATTTTGGGAAGCATTAGAAAACAATCAACAGTAG
- the tatC gene encoding twin-arginine translocase subunit TatC yields the protein MAKKNLGEMSFLDHLEELRWLLVRSTTAVIIMAFVTYFISDYLFDTIIFGPTRPTFFTYRYFCELSHQLGFADSICITEMPFIIQNTEMEGQVNIFVWMCILAGFILSFPYILWEVWKFIGPALYEKEKKNARVFIFTSSLLFFLGVLFGYFVVIPMSVNFVATFTVSDVVKNQFTLDSYIGMVKTSILASGLFFELPIIIYFLTKLDLVTPEFLRKYWKYAVVIILIVAAIVTPPDVVSQTIVAIPMLLIYEVSILISKIVVLNKKKANV from the coding sequence ATGGCAAAGAAAAATCTAGGCGAAATGTCCTTTTTAGATCATCTTGAAGAATTAAGATGGCTTTTAGTTAGAAGTACAACGGCTGTAATTATTATGGCTTTTGTTACCTATTTTATAAGTGATTACTTGTTTGACACCATTATATTTGGACCAACGAGACCAACCTTTTTTACCTATCGTTATTTTTGTGAATTATCCCATCAATTAGGATTTGCTGACAGCATTTGTATTACAGAAATGCCTTTTATCATTCAGAACACAGAGATGGAGGGTCAGGTTAATATTTTTGTCTGGATGTGTATTTTAGCAGGTTTTATTTTAAGTTTCCCATATATTTTATGGGAAGTATGGAAATTTATTGGTCCTGCTTTGTATGAAAAAGAAAAGAAAAACGCGAGAGTATTTATATTCACTTCATCTTTGCTTTTCTTTTTAGGAGTATTATTTGGCTATTTTGTTGTCATTCCGATGTCGGTCAATTTTGTCGCAACTTTTACAGTGAGTGATGTTGTTAAAAACCAATTTACATTGGACTCTTACATTGGGATGGTAAAAACCAGTATCCTAGCCAGCGGATTGTTCTTTGAACTTCCTATAATTATTTATTTCTTAACAAAATTAGATTTAGTAACGCCTGAATTTTTAAGAAAATATTGGAAATATGCTGTTGTAATAATCTTAATTGTAGCTGCAATTGTTACTCCGCCAGATGTTGTGAGTCAAACTATTGTTGCTATTCCAATGTTACTTATTTACGAAGTAAGTATCTTAATTTCAAAAATTGTAGTATTAAATAAAAAGAAAGCTAATGTCTAA
- a CDS encoding SIS domain-containing protein, with product MITKENIVANAKKTIESESQSIAKLINFIDDTFAEAVQCIYNSKGRLIVTGIGKSAIIAQKMVASFNSTGTPSLFLHASEAIHGDLGMLQKDDVVICISKSGNSPEIKALVPLLTRFGNKLIGMTGNTTSFLAKGSDYILNTTVDAEACPLNLAPTNSTTAQLVMGDAIVVCLMEMRDFKAEDFAIYHPGGALGKKLLLRVKDMLEHTLKPEVTPDTPVKKAIFEISEKRLGVTAVVENNKVIGIITDGDIRRMLNDRDTFADLTAKDIMTKSPKTVQSTAMVVDAFNIMEDFSITQLIVVDNGEYKGVLHLHDILKEGIV from the coding sequence TTGATTACAAAAGAAAACATAGTAGCTAACGCTAAAAAAACTATTGAATCCGAAAGCCAATCTATAGCCAAATTAATTAATTTCATTGATGATACATTCGCGGAAGCAGTACAATGTATCTACAATTCCAAAGGAAGATTAATCGTAACCGGAATTGGAAAAAGTGCTATTATTGCTCAAAAAATGGTAGCCTCATTTAATTCAACAGGCACCCCTTCTTTGTTTTTACATGCTTCAGAAGCGATACATGGCGATTTAGGAATGCTACAAAAAGACGATGTTGTTATTTGTATCTCCAAAAGTGGTAATAGCCCAGAAATTAAAGCATTGGTTCCTCTTTTGACACGTTTTGGCAATAAATTAATTGGTATGACAGGAAATACTACTTCCTTTTTAGCCAAAGGCTCTGATTATATTTTAAACACAACAGTTGATGCTGAAGCTTGTCCGTTAAACTTGGCTCCTACCAATAGCACGACAGCACAATTAGTTATGGGAGACGCCATAGTTGTTTGCCTTATGGAAATGAGAGACTTCAAGGCTGAAGATTTTGCAATATATCATCCCGGTGGTGCTTTAGGTAAAAAATTATTACTGCGAGTAAAAGACATGCTTGAACACACTTTAAAACCAGAAGTAACTCCTGACACACCTGTTAAAAAAGCAATTTTCGAAATTTCAGAGAAACGTTTGGGAGTAACAGCAGTTGTAGAAAACAACAAAGTCATTGGAATAATAACTGATGGTGATATTCGAAGAATGCTAAACGATAGAGATACTTTTGCTGATTTAACCGCTAAAGACATTATGACTAAAAGTCCAAAAACAGTACAATCTACAGCTATGGTTGTAGATGCTTTTAACATTATGGAAGATTTTTCCATCACACAATTAATAGTAGTAGACAATGGAGAGTATAAAGGCGTATTGCATTTACATGACATTTTAAAAGAGGGGATTGTATAA
- the recQ gene encoding DNA helicase RecQ, translating to MNSNEIDIDKELKKYFGFSKFKGLQENVIKTLLNKQNTFVIMPTGGGKSLCYQLPALVQEGTAIVVSPLIALMKNQVDAIRSLSSENGIAHVLNSSLTKTEITQVKSDITAGITKLLYVAPESLTKEEYVTFLQTVPISFVAIDEAHCISEWGHDFRPEYRNLKNIIKQLGEVPIIGLTATATPKVQEDILKNLEMSNATTFKASFNRANLFYEVRTKTKNVESDIIRFIKQHKGKSGIIYCLSRKKVESIAEVLQVNGISAVPYHAGLDAKTRAKHQDMFLMEDVEVVVATIAFGMGIDKPDVRFVIHHDIPKSLESYYQETGRAGRDGGEGHCLAYYSYKDVEKLEKFLSGKPVAEQEIGFALLQEVVAYAETSMSRRKFLLHYFGEEFDSETGEGADMDDNVRNPKTKVEAKDEVLKLLEVVKKTKHIYKSKEIVFTLIGRVNAVINAHKTDSQSFFGSGSKHDEKFWMALLRQVLVAGLLSKDIETYGIIEITKEGLAFMKNPESFMMSEDHEYNETEDEAIVTAAKSSGTADELLMSMLRELRKKVAKKLGVPPFVVFQDPSLEDMALKYPISQAELINIHGVGEGKAKKYGKEFIELINRYVEENDIIRPDDLVVKSTGVNSVNKLYIIQNIDRKLALTDIASAKGLKMDDLIKEMEQIVYSGTKLNIKYWIDEMLDDDQQEEIHEYFMESESDNIEKALKEFDGDYDLDELRLMRIKFISEVAN from the coding sequence ATGAATTCAAACGAAATTGACATAGACAAAGAATTAAAGAAGTATTTTGGCTTTAGCAAGTTCAAAGGCCTACAGGAAAATGTTATAAAAACGTTGCTTAATAAGCAGAATACGTTTGTCATTATGCCTACTGGTGGAGGAAAATCACTTTGCTACCAATTACCAGCTTTAGTTCAAGAAGGGACTGCAATTGTTGTATCTCCTTTAATAGCATTAATGAAGAATCAAGTTGATGCCATTAGAAGTCTTTCTTCCGAAAATGGGATTGCCCATGTTTTAAATTCCTCACTGACCAAGACAGAAATTACACAAGTTAAATCCGATATTACTGCGGGTATAACCAAGTTGTTATATGTAGCACCTGAATCTTTGACCAAAGAGGAATATGTAACGTTTCTTCAAACTGTACCTATTTCATTTGTTGCTATTGATGAAGCGCACTGCATTTCAGAATGGGGGCATGATTTTAGACCAGAATATAGAAATCTGAAAAATATCATTAAGCAATTAGGTGAAGTTCCTATTATTGGGCTTACTGCTACTGCAACTCCAAAAGTTCAAGAAGATATCCTGAAAAATTTGGAGATGTCTAATGCTACAACTTTTAAGGCTTCGTTTAATAGAGCCAATTTATTTTATGAAGTACGTACTAAAACAAAGAATGTTGAATCGGATATCATTCGGTTTATAAAACAACACAAAGGCAAGTCGGGGATTATTTATTGTTTGAGTCGTAAAAAAGTAGAATCAATAGCCGAAGTTTTACAAGTAAACGGAATAAGCGCCGTTCCGTATCATGCAGGTTTGGATGCTAAAACACGAGCCAAACATCAGGACATGTTTTTGATGGAAGATGTAGAGGTTGTTGTTGCGACCATCGCTTTCGGTATGGGAATTGATAAACCCGATGTGCGTTTTGTAATTCATCATGATATTCCAAAATCGTTAGAAAGTTATTATCAGGAAACGGGTAGAGCTGGACGAGATGGAGGAGAAGGACATTGTTTAGCATATTACTCTTATAAAGACGTAGAAAAATTAGAAAAGTTCCTTTCTGGGAAACCAGTTGCCGAACAAGAAATAGGTTTTGCTTTACTACAAGAAGTGGTGGCTTATGCTGAAACTTCTATGTCAAGGCGAAAATTTTTACTTCATTATTTTGGTGAAGAATTTGACAGCGAAACAGGAGAAGGTGCGGATATGGACGATAATGTTCGCAATCCAAAAACAAAAGTCGAAGCCAAAGACGAAGTGCTTAAGTTGTTGGAAGTTGTCAAAAAAACCAAACATATTTATAAATCAAAAGAGATTGTCTTTACATTAATTGGTCGTGTAAATGCAGTTATCAATGCACATAAAACAGATTCTCAGTCATTTTTTGGTTCAGGTTCCAAGCATGATGAAAAATTTTGGATGGCATTATTGCGACAAGTTCTTGTAGCAGGTTTGTTGTCAAAAGATATTGAAACCTACGGCATTATAGAGATTACCAAAGAAGGTTTGGCTTTTATGAAAAACCCAGAATCTTTTATGATGTCTGAAGACCATGAATACAATGAAACTGAAGATGAGGCTATCGTAACTGCTGCAAAATCATCAGGAACTGCTGATGAATTGTTAATGTCAATGTTGCGTGAATTAAGAAAGAAAGTTGCCAAAAAACTTGGAGTTCCTCCATTTGTAGTTTTTCAGGATCCTTCTTTGGAAGACATGGCCTTGAAATATCCAATTTCTCAAGCTGAATTAATTAATATTCATGGAGTTGGTGAAGGAAAAGCTAAGAAATACGGTAAAGAATTTATTGAATTAATAAATCGTTATGTAGAAGAAAATGATATTATTCGCCCTGATGATTTGGTTGTGAAATCTACTGGAGTTAACTCTGTCAATAAATTGTATATTATTCAAAACATTGATAGAAAGTTAGCCTTAACAGATATCGCTTCCGCAAAAGGGTTAAAAATGGACGATTTGATAAAGGAAATGGAACAAATCGTTTATTCGGGAACCAAATTAAATATCAAATATTGGATAGACGAAATGTTAGACGACGATCAACAAGAAGAAATCCATGAATATTTTATGGAATCAGAATCGGATAATATAGAAAAAGCCCTCAAAGAATTTGACGGTGATTATGATTTGGATGAATTGCGATTAATGCGTATCAAATTTATTAGCGAAGTGGCTAATTAG
- a CDS encoding Crp/Fnr family transcriptional regulator — protein MYQKIQGYLSRFTNLSAEELTLFENNLEFRKVPKKTILLRAGDICNFEAYINKGIIREYFINGDGEDITLQFASEDWWVSDIVSFEDQTPSDRNIEVLEDCELMILSREAKDKLLHEIPQLERMFRLMIQRHLSKVQKRLFKKISTPAMDQYVEFVNRYPLIIKRVPQHYIASYLGITPEFLSRLRTKHLKSEKQ, from the coding sequence ATGTATCAAAAAATTCAGGGATATCTTTCGAGATTTACAAACCTTTCAGCAGAAGAGCTTACGCTTTTCGAAAATAATCTTGAATTTAGAAAAGTTCCTAAAAAGACTATTTTATTGCGTGCAGGTGATATTTGTAATTTTGAAGCCTATATAAACAAAGGAATTATTCGAGAATATTTTATTAATGGTGATGGAGAAGACATCACATTGCAATTTGCTTCTGAAGATTGGTGGGTAAGTGACATTGTTAGTTTTGAAGATCAGACACCAAGCGACAGAAACATTGAAGTATTAGAAGATTGTGAGTTAATGATACTTAGTCGTGAAGCAAAAGATAAACTTCTTCATGAGATTCCGCAATTAGAACGAATGTTTCGTTTAATGATTCAAAGACATTTGTCTAAAGTGCAAAAACGATTATTTAAGAAAATATCAACACCTGCAATGGATCAATATGTTGAATTTGTAAATCGTTATCCGTTAATTATCAAAAGAGTTCCACAACATTATATCGCTTCTTATCTCGGAATTACCCCAGAATTTTTGAGCAGACTTCGCACAAAACATTTAAAAAGTGAAAAACAATAA